The Desmodus rotundus isolate HL8 chromosome 3, HLdesRot8A.1, whole genome shotgun sequence genome includes a region encoding these proteins:
- the LOC112323177 gene encoding DNA-directed RNA polymerases I and III subunit RPAC2 — MEEDQELERKMSGLKTSMAEGERKTALEMVQAAGTDRHCVTFVLHEEDHTLGNSLRYMIMKNPEVEFCGYTTTHPSESKINLRIQTRGALPAVEPFQRGLNELMNVCQHVLDKFEASIKEYKDQKASRSESTF; from the exons ATGGAAGAGGACCAGGAGTTGGAGAG AAAAATGTCTGGATTGAAGACCTCAATGGCTGAAGGCGAGAGGAAGACAGCCCTGGAAATGGTCCAGGCAGCTGGAACAGATAGACACTGTGTGACATTTGTTTTGCACGAGGAGGACCATACCCTAGGAAATTCTCTTCGTTACATGATCATGAAGAACCCGGAAGTGGAATTTTGTGGTTACACTACAACCCATCCTTCAGAGAGTAAAATTAATTTACGCATTCAGACTCGAGGAGCTCTTCCAGCTGTTGAGCCATTTCAGAGAGGCCTGAATGAGCTCATGAATGTCTGCCAACATGTGCTTGACAAGTTTGAGGCCAGCATAAAGGAATATAAGGACCAAAAAGCCAGCAGAAGTGAATCCACATTCTAG